The following are from one region of the Eubacterium sp. MSJ-33 genome:
- the yneA gene encoding cell division suppressor protein YneA, whose protein sequence is MKRKLIFVLSLVLILCILFGVNSKKQNAEAATSNQKYYKYITIEKDDTLWTIAEEYCSEEYDSYREYVDEVKFINNLEDDTIYYGGQLVIPYYAPSL, encoded by the coding sequence ATGAAACGTAAATTGATTTTTGTACTTAGTCTTGTACTTATTCTTTGTATATTATTTGGAGTTAATAGTAAAAAACAAAATGCGGAAGCTGCTACTTCGAATCAAAAATATTATAAATACATAACAATCGAAAAAGATGATACACTCTGGACAATTGCAGAGGAGTATTGTTCGGAAGAATACGATAGTTACCGTGAATACGTAGATGAAGTAAAATTTATCAACAATCTGGAGGACGATACGATTTATTATGGTGGGCAATTAGTAATTCCTTACTACGCACCATCATTATAA
- the miaB gene encoding tRNA (N6-isopentenyl adenosine(37)-C2)-methylthiotransferase MiaB, giving the protein MNSVSIPTMEPDRQYYFMNQCKTLVLEKKAALNRPLTYNIQTFGCQMNSHDSEKLKGIMDEIGYEEVDDENADFVIFNTCTIRENANQKLYGHLGHVKTLKNKNKDMIVCLCGCMMQEPHVIETLKQKYKFVNIIFGTHNIYKLAELIYSYLETGKQTIEVLDETKQTVEQLPRKRKYTFKSGVNIMYGCNNFCTYCIVPYVRGREQSRKKEEVLAEVEALAKQGITEVMLLGQNVNSYGNIYEYKDGKIVEVDEKDRVTFPQLLTEVCKIDGIERVRFMTSHPKDLSDELIEVMAKEPKICKHLHLPVQSGSTNILTRMNRRYTKEQYLALVDRIRAKMPNISLTTDIIVGFPGETEEDFEDTLDIIRKVKYDQAFTFIYSKRTGTPAATMDNQVPEDVIKERFNRLLTLVNQVSNGQIRRFNGQVKPVLVEELNTHDASLVTGRTEENVTVHFPGTADMIGTTVDVKLTDCKGFYFMGERIG; this is encoded by the coding sequence ATGAACAGCGTGTCAATTCCAACGATGGAGCCGGATAGACAATACTATTTTATGAACCAGTGCAAAACACTTGTGCTTGAAAAAAAGGCAGCATTGAATCGACCACTTACCTACAACATCCAGACCTTTGGATGTCAGATGAATTCACACGATTCTGAAAAATTAAAAGGAATCATGGATGAAATCGGGTACGAAGAAGTCGATGACGAGAATGCTGACTTTGTAATCTTTAATACATGCACGATTCGTGAGAATGCGAATCAGAAATTATACGGACATCTCGGCCACGTCAAGACATTAAAGAACAAAAACAAAGACATGATCGTGTGTCTGTGTGGCTGCATGATGCAGGAGCCACATGTCATCGAGACATTGAAACAGAAGTATAAATTCGTAAATATTATCTTTGGAACACATAACATCTACAAATTAGCAGAGCTTATTTACAGCTATTTAGAAACAGGCAAGCAGACAATCGAAGTCTTAGATGAGACAAAACAGACCGTCGAACAGCTTCCTAGAAAGCGGAAATATACATTTAAGTCCGGCGTCAATATCATGTACGGATGCAACAATTTCTGTACATACTGTATCGTGCCATATGTACGCGGACGCGAGCAGAGCCGTAAGAAAGAAGAAGTTCTGGCAGAAGTAGAAGCACTTGCCAAGCAGGGAATTACCGAAGTTATGCTGCTCGGTCAGAATGTAAATTCCTATGGCAATATCTATGAATACAAGGATGGGAAGATTGTCGAAGTGGACGAGAAAGACCGCGTGACATTCCCACAGTTACTTACGGAAGTGTGTAAGATTGATGGCATCGAGCGTGTGCGCTTCATGACCAGCCACCCGAAGGATCTGTCCGATGAGCTAATCGAGGTAATGGCGAAAGAGCCGAAGATCTGCAAGCATCTGCATCTGCCTGTGCAATCAGGATCTACGAACATATTAACACGCATGAACCGACGCTATACGAAGGAACAGTACCTTGCATTAGTTGACCGGATTCGTGCCAAGATGCCGAACATCTCCCTGACAACCGATATCATCGTCGGCTTCCCGGGCGAGACAGAAGAAGATTTTGAGGATACACTGGATATTATCCGGAAAGTAAAATACGATCAGGCGTTTACATTTATCTACTCCAAGCGTACCGGAACACCGGCAGCAACAATGGATAACCAGGTGCCGGAGGATGTCATCAAAGAACGTTTTAACCGTCTTTTGACATTGGTAAATCAAGTATCAAACGGTCAGATCCGCCGATTTAACGGGCAGGTAAAGCCGGTGCTTGTGGAAGAACTGAATACTCACGATGCATCGCTTGTGACCGGACGGACAGAAGAGAATGTAACGGTACATTTCCCGGG